Proteins from one Panthera leo isolate Ple1 chromosome D1, P.leo_Ple1_pat1.1, whole genome shotgun sequence genomic window:
- the LOC122201208 gene encoding olfactory receptor 51L1-like, whose translation MPRFTMVVWNNNNTMEPIFILRGFHGLECVYSWISVPFCLAYLVAFIGNVTILSVIWIESSLHQPMYYFLSILALTDLGMSMSTLPTMLAVLWLDAREIQASACYAQLFFIHTFTFLESSVLLAMAFDRFVAICRPLHYTTILNNSVIGKIGLACLLRSMGVVLPTPLLLRHYHYCHDNALSHTFCLHQDILKLSCSDARISSIYGLCVVITTLGVDSVCILLSYILILNAVLRIASHEERLKALNTCISHICVVLMFFVPVIGVSMVHRFGKHLSPRIHIIMADIYLLSPPVLNPIVYSIKTKQIRLRILRRFGLRRGH comes from the coding sequence ATGCCAAGGTTCACCATGGTGGTCTGGAATAACAATAACACCATGGAGCCTATATTTATTCTGAGGGGATTTCATGGATTGGAGTGTGTCTATTCTTGGATCTCAGTCCCATTCTGTCTTGCATACTTGGTAGCATTTATTGGTAATGTTACCATCCTCTCTGTCATTTGGATAGAGTCATCACTCCATCAGCCCATGTACTACTTCCTTTCCATCTTGGCACTGACTGACCTAGGTATGTCTATGTCCACACTTCCCACCATGCTTGCTGTGTTATGGCTGGATGCTCGGGAGATCCAGGCAAGTGCTTGCTATGCTCAGCTCTTTTTCATCCACACATTCACATTCCTGGAGTCTTCGGTGCTACTGGCCATGGCCTTTGACCGTTTTGTTGCTATCTGCCGTCCACTGCACTACACTACCATCCTTAACAACAGTGTAATAGGCAAGATTGGTTTGGCCTGCTTGCTAAGAAGCATGGGAGTTGTACTTCCTACACCTTTGCTACTGAGACATTATCACTACTGCCATGACAATGCCCTTTCCCATACCTTCTGTTTGCACCAAGACATTCTGAAATTATCCTGTTCAGATGCAAGGATCAGCAGTATCTATGGCCTGTGTGTAGTTATTACCACACTTGGTGTGGATTCAGTCTGCATACTTCTTTCTTATATCCTGATTCTGAATGCTGTGCTGCGGATTGCATCTCATGAAGAGCGGCTGAAGGCACTCAACACATGCATATCCCATATCTGTGTTGTGCTCATGTTCTTTGTGCCAGTAATTGGGGTGTCAATGGTCCATCGCTTTGGGAAACATCTGTCTCCAAGAATTCACATCATCATGGCCGATATTTACCTGCTTTCCCCCCCAGTGCTTAACCCTATTGTCTATAGCATCAAGACAAAGCAGATTCGTCTAAGAATTCTCCGCAGGTTTGGACTGCGGAGGGGGCATTAA
- the LOC122200643 gene encoding olfactory receptor 51G2-like: MSVFNSSALYPRFLLTGLSGLESRYSLISIPIFLVYATSIAGNITILLIIRTEPSLHQPMYYFLSMLALTDLGLSTTTLPTMFSIFWFHAREISFNACLVQMYFIHVFSIIESAVLLAMAFDRFVAIREPLRYVAILTNGVITGIGLAIAGRALALVFPASFLLKRLQYRSVNILSYPFCLHQDLIKTTVSSRRVSSIYGLMVVICSMGLDSVLLLLSYILILGTVLNIASKTERVKALNTCISHICAVLTFYTPMIGLSMIHRYGQNVSPIVHVLMANVYLLVPPLMNPIVYSVKTKQIRYRILKKFKQQKF; encoded by the coding sequence ATGTCTGTCTTCAATAGCTCTGCCCTGTACCCTCGCTTTCTCCTGACAGGCCTCTCAGGCCTTGAAAGCAGATACAGCTTGATTTCCATCCCCATCTTCTTGGTGTATGCCACCTCAATTGCAGGAAACATCACGATCCTACTTATCATCAGAACAGAGCCTTCCCTCCACCAACCAATGTACTACTTTCTATCAATGCTGGCACTTACTGACCTGGGCCTATCTACTACAACCTTGCCTACGATGTTCAgcattttctggttccatgcccGGGAGATCTCTTTTAATGCCTGTCTGGTCCAGATGTACTTCATTCATGTTTTCTCAATTATTGAGTCAGCTGTGCTGTTGGCCATGGCCTTTGACCGCTTTGTAGCAATCCGAGAGCCCCTGCGCTATGTGGCCATTCTAACCAATGGTGTGATCACTGGGATTGGGTTGGCAATTGCTGGAAGGGCCTTGGCTCTGGTCTTTCCAGCTTCCTTTCTCCTAAAGAGGCTTCAATATCGTTCTGTCAATATTCTCTCTTACCCATTCTGCCTGCACCAGGACCTTATAAAGACAACTGTATCCAGCCGTCGGGTCAGCAGCATCTATGGCCTCATGGTGGTCATCTGCTCCATGGGACTTGATTCAgtgctccttctcctctcctaTATCCTCATCCTTGGCACAGTATTGAATATAGCCTCCAAGACAGAGAGGGTGAAAGCCCTCAACACCTGCATCTCCCACATCTGTGCTGTGCTCActttctatacaccaatgattGGGCTATCTATGATCCATCGCTATGGGCAGAATGTGTCCCCAATTGTCCATGTGCTCATGGCCAATGTCTACTTGCTGGTCCCACCCCTCATGAACCCCATTGTCTACAGTGTCAAGACGAAGCAGATTCGGTATAGAATCCTCAAGAAATTCAAGCAACAGAAATTTTAG